The proteins below are encoded in one region of Phyllopteryx taeniolatus isolate TA_2022b chromosome 11, UOR_Ptae_1.2, whole genome shotgun sequence:
- the b3gnt2b gene encoding N-acetyllactosaminide beta-1,3-N-acetylglucosaminyltransferase 2 — protein MALLRLRLKVLVTVMMVNIFIFILVSRHGGREKGFQFKVRVPSKPFWSKLTPSSGYWNRQQQVLDFWNNPILANYSVADLPEWLNETRVSFDACQPDGRVTTQVKDYNSLPLRFKDFVLYMHCRYYAVLVDQPDICREPPFLLLAVKSLAPHFDRRQAIRQSWGQAGAVANRTVVTVFLLGQTTAGDHYPDLSAMLSYESDQHRDIIQWDYRDSFFNLTIKEVLFLDWIQSRCPGANFIFKGDDDVFVNTYAILTFLGGLSPSKAADLFVGDVITNAGPHRDKKVKYFIPESMYIGSYPPYAGGGGYLYSASVAARLHNGSRRVALYPIDDVYTGMCLMKMGLAPEKHKGFRTFNIEEKYRTNPCAYKGLMLVHPRTPQEMIQIWSWLNQPDLNCQ, from the coding sequence ATGGCGCTGCTGCGGTTGAGGCTGAAGGTTCTGGTGACTGTGATGATGGTcaacatcttcatcttcatcctgGTCTCCCGACACGGCGGGCGGGAAAAGGGCTTCCAGTTCAAGGTGCGGGTCCCCTCCAAGCCCTTCTGGAGCAAGCTCACTCCCAGCTCAGGCTACTGGAACCGCCAGCAGCAGGTTCTGGACTTCTGGAACAACCCCATCCTCGCCAATTACAGCGTCGCTGACTTGCCCGAATGGCTCAACGAAAcccgcgtgtcttttgacgccTGCCAGCCGGACGGCAGGGTGACTACTCAGGTGAAAGACTACAACTCCCTACCCTTGCGCTTCAAGGACTTCGTACTCTACATGCACTGCCGCTATTACGCGGTCCTGGTAGACCAGCCGGACATCTGCCGGGAGCCGCCCTTCCTGCTGCTAGCCGTCAAGTCCCTGGCGCCGCATTTCGACCGGCGTCAGGCCATCCGCCAGTCGTGGGGCCAGGCGGGTGCGGTCGCCAACCGGACCGTGGTCACCGTCTTTCTCCTGGGCCAGACCACGGCAGGGGACCACTACCCGGACCTGTCGGCGATGCTGAGCTACGAGAGCGACCAGCACCGGGACATCATCCAGTGGGACTACCGGGACTCCTTCTTCAACCTGACCATTAAGGAGGTTCTTTTCCTGGACTGGATCCAGTCACGTTGCCCCGGAGCCAACTTCATCTTTAAGGGCGACGACGACGTCTTCGTCAACACCTACGCCATCCTGACCTTCCTGGGCGGGCTGTCGCCGTCCAAAGCCGCCGACCTTTTCGTAGGCGATGTCATCACCAATGCGGGGCCGCACCGGGACAAGAAGGTGAAGTACTTCATCCCGGAGAGCATGTACATCGGCTCATATCCGCCGTACGCCGGCGGCGGAGGCTACCTGTACTCGGCCAGCGTCGCCGCCCGCCTGCACAACGGCTCCCGCCGCGTCGCGCTCTACCCCATCGATGACGTCTACACGGGCATGTGCCTGATGAAGATGGGGCTGGCCCCCGAGAAGCACAAGGGCTTCAGGACCTTCAATATCGAGGAGAAGTACCGCACCAACCCGTGCGCCTACAAGGGCCTGATGCTGGTCCACCCCCGCACGCCGCAGGAGATGATCCAGATCTGGTCCTGGCTCAACCAGCCAGACCTCAACTGCCAGTAG